One window of Siniperca chuatsi isolate FFG_IHB_CAS linkage group LG19, ASM2008510v1, whole genome shotgun sequence genomic DNA carries:
- the LOC122866657 gene encoding Golgi reassembly-stacking protein 2-like isoform X1, with the protein MGLPQSSFLSDGGTNSGYHVHGVQENSPALRAGLEPFFDFILSIGNTRLNKESDLLKDLLKANVEKAVKLEVYNSKTQRMRELEVIPSNMWGGQGLLGASVRFCSFEGANENVWHILDVEANSPAALAGLIAHDDFIVGADQVLQDSEDFFSLIEANEGKPLKLLVYNTQTDQCREVVVTPNGAWGGEGSLGCGIGYGYLHRIPTRPAQPNNQNRNVLQSVVIGSSEEMVASDHTKLQVPSVAVYSPSSVSEIDLNQIEGAVQDLCVTSPTQPAVDLDISNIPEALTPDLSDMVSTNDMGQSSMFANYGDDSGDQCSLDTSSVDQRPSSLEREEESDTQETGQGHVIDLIATTSPTRETADDLVGPEVTTENLSDTSLLEAQDTSSEPSSSANIMEEETSETTA; encoded by the exons ATGGGGCTACCGCAGAGCTCGTTTTTGTCGGACGGAGGAACTAATAGTGGATACCATGTCCACGGG GTTCAAGAGAACTCACCTGCTCTGAGGGCTGGCCTTGAGCCCTTCTTTGACTTCATTCTCTCTATAGGGAATACCCGACTT aATAAAGAAAGTGACTTGCTGAAAGACCTTCTAAAAGCCAATGTGGAGAAAGCGGTCAAACTTGAAGTGTACAACTCTAAAACCCAGCGGATGAGGGAACTGGAGGTGATACCCAGTAACATGTGGGGTGGTCAGGGTCTGCTGGGCGCTAGTGTCCGCTTCTGCAGCTTTGAAGGGGCCAATGAGAATGTTTGGCATATCTTG GATGTGGAAGCCAATTCTCCTGCAGCGTTGGCTGGCCTTATTGCTCACGACGACTTCATCGTGGGAGCTGACCAGGTGTTGCAAGAT TCAGaggatttcttttctttgattGAAGCCAATGAGGGGAAACCTCTGAAGCTGCTTGTgtacaacacacagacagaccaatGCAGAGAGGTAGTGGTGACTCCAAATGGAGCatggggaggagagggaag CTTAGGCTGTGGCATTGGCTATGGCTACTTGCACAGAATCCCAACTCGTCCAGCTCAGCCTAACAACCAGAACAGAAATGTTCTGCAATCTGTGGTGATTGGCAGCAGCGAAGAGATGGTTGCAAGTGACCACACTAAGTTACAG GTGCCTTCAGTAGCTGTGTATAGCCCCTCTAGCGTCAGTGAAATAGATCTGAATCAAATCGAAGGAGCTGTGCAGGACTTGTGTGTAACCTCACCCACACAGCCAGCTGTAGACTTAG ATATTTCCAACATACCCGAAGCGTTGACTCCAGACTTGTCAGACATGGTTTCCACCAATGACATGGGCCAGAGCTCCATGTTTGCAAATTATGGAGATGACTCTGGTGATCAGTGCAGCTTGG atacCTCATCTGTTGACCAAAGACCTTCCTCTCTAGAGAGGGAAGAAGAATCAGACACCCAGGAGACTGGGCAGGGGCATGTTATTGACCTGATCGCTACCACTTCTCCAACCAGAGAGACTGCGGATGACCTTGTAGGCCCTGAAGTCACCACAGAGAACCTGAGTGACACGAGTCTCCTAGAGGCGCAAGATACTAGTTCTGAGCCCTCAAGCTCAGCCAATATCATGGAGGAAGAGACGTCGGAGACTACTGCATAA
- the LOC122866657 gene encoding Golgi reassembly-stacking protein 2-like isoform X2, with translation MRELEVIPSNMWGGQGLLGASVRFCSFEGANENVWHILDVEANSPAALAGLIAHDDFIVGADQVLQDSEDFFSLIEANEGKPLKLLVYNTQTDQCREVVVTPNGAWGGEGSLGCGIGYGYLHRIPTRPAQPNNQNRNVLQSVVIGSSEEMVASDHTKLQVPSVAVYSPSSVSEIDLNQIEGAVQDLCVTSPTQPAVDLDISNIPEALTPDLSDMVSTNDMGQSSMFANYGDDSGDQCSLDTSSVDQRPSSLEREEESDTQETGQGHVIDLIATTSPTRETADDLVGPEVTTENLSDTSLLEAQDTSSEPSSSANIMEEETSETTA, from the exons ATGAGGGAACTGGAGGTGATACCCAGTAACATGTGGGGTGGTCAGGGTCTGCTGGGCGCTAGTGTCCGCTTCTGCAGCTTTGAAGGGGCCAATGAGAATGTTTGGCATATCTTG GATGTGGAAGCCAATTCTCCTGCAGCGTTGGCTGGCCTTATTGCTCACGACGACTTCATCGTGGGAGCTGACCAGGTGTTGCAAGAT TCAGaggatttcttttctttgattGAAGCCAATGAGGGGAAACCTCTGAAGCTGCTTGTgtacaacacacagacagaccaatGCAGAGAGGTAGTGGTGACTCCAAATGGAGCatggggaggagagggaag CTTAGGCTGTGGCATTGGCTATGGCTACTTGCACAGAATCCCAACTCGTCCAGCTCAGCCTAACAACCAGAACAGAAATGTTCTGCAATCTGTGGTGATTGGCAGCAGCGAAGAGATGGTTGCAAGTGACCACACTAAGTTACAG GTGCCTTCAGTAGCTGTGTATAGCCCCTCTAGCGTCAGTGAAATAGATCTGAATCAAATCGAAGGAGCTGTGCAGGACTTGTGTGTAACCTCACCCACACAGCCAGCTGTAGACTTAG ATATTTCCAACATACCCGAAGCGTTGACTCCAGACTTGTCAGACATGGTTTCCACCAATGACATGGGCCAGAGCTCCATGTTTGCAAATTATGGAGATGACTCTGGTGATCAGTGCAGCTTGG atacCTCATCTGTTGACCAAAGACCTTCCTCTCTAGAGAGGGAAGAAGAATCAGACACCCAGGAGACTGGGCAGGGGCATGTTATTGACCTGATCGCTACCACTTCTCCAACCAGAGAGACTGCGGATGACCTTGTAGGCCCTGAAGTCACCACAGAGAACCTGAGTGACACGAGTCTCCTAGAGGCGCAAGATACTAGTTCTGAGCCCTCAAGCTCAGCCAATATCATGGAGGAAGAGACGTCGGAGACTACTGCATAA